A window of Chloracidobacterium sp. N contains these coding sequences:
- a CDS encoding M1 family metallopeptidase, giving the protein MAHAFWEVARRPVPWLLAVLVSCLTTWAAPADDPLDVLDYQIDAEIIPATQTFVARAKVRMDARRPVQSVVFEFNGALEVRRVLDENLQPLQFTQDRLRDLDLRIALPRATTPGTPFVVIVEYAGQLLSAEGGVLTNKRLAYVGQDGGSYLLYGGRWFPFHGYAADTATFTLNLTVPDGLTVVGYGFQAKQPVTGPGVPSLEPERRPAPAPATPRPSPRPSPRPRPRRPSNAFLPSLPVAMRGADVPQAAPTLPAGTGPRTRWSFASAKSVLFGNLAVGRYQVQTRQQGETEIRVYVRPGNEARAAEYADIAVQALERYERSFGPYAFGPTLAMAEIDDESLESSTSAGVTLLASRLFRTRELPRELLCREVAFQWWGQGVVLKSFDDVWLSQGLATYAYLLVEEARRNDAEFRELVRDVLERALAFESQSSLRRAPAELDDQSAAYRSIMFYKGAFVFRMLRVLLGDETFFRLLATCYTQYLGRNISLSDFENLATQTAGQDLRWFFALWVDSTGVPEFVPDYKILRIPGGTYRMRGTLEQKLEGFRMPVEVTLETKGSAERATLQFDGREASFSLTSTSEPRDLLIDPDAKILRISDELRVAVVVRRGIQHIEDGELAEAQQQFEAAIRVNRRSSWAWYNLGLLYLSQRNYEKARDAFDEALDGDLRPRWVESWSALKKGNAYDALGQRDRAVAEYKKVIEAGDDAAALQQAQQYLERPFRPEP; this is encoded by the coding sequence ATGGCGCACGCTTTTTGGGAAGTAGCCCGGCGTCCGGTGCCGTGGCTGCTTGCCGTTCTGGTGAGTTGCCTGACAACTTGGGCGGCTCCGGCCGATGACCCGCTGGATGTTCTCGACTACCAGATTGATGCCGAGATCATTCCCGCCACGCAAACCTTTGTCGCCCGCGCCAAAGTCAGGATGGATGCCCGGCGACCTGTGCAGTCGGTCGTGTTTGAATTCAATGGGGCGCTGGAAGTCCGGCGCGTTCTGGATGAGAACCTTCAGCCGCTTCAGTTTACCCAGGACCGGCTCCGCGATCTCGATCTGCGGATTGCACTGCCACGGGCGACCACGCCCGGTACACCCTTCGTCGTCATTGTCGAGTATGCCGGGCAGCTTCTGTCGGCCGAAGGTGGCGTGCTGACCAACAAGCGCCTGGCCTACGTTGGTCAGGACGGTGGGAGTTATCTGCTCTACGGCGGACGCTGGTTCCCCTTCCACGGCTATGCGGCCGATACGGCAACCTTTACGCTGAACCTGACCGTTCCCGATGGATTGACGGTAGTGGGTTACGGATTTCAGGCGAAACAGCCGGTGACAGGGCCGGGAGTGCCGTCCCTGGAACCGGAGCGGCGTCCCGCTCCGGCGCCGGCCACGCCGCGTCCGTCCCCGCGCCCATCACCGCGGCCGCGCCCACGGCGGCCGTCAAATGCCTTTTTGCCGTCCCTTCCGGTTGCCATGCGCGGAGCCGATGTGCCACAAGCCGCACCGACATTGCCCGCCGGGACGGGGCCGCGCACCCGCTGGTCGTTTGCTTCGGCCAAAAGTGTCCTGTTCGGGAATCTGGCCGTCGGTCGCTACCAGGTGCAGACCCGGCAGCAGGGAGAGACGGAAATCCGGGTGTATGTCCGTCCCGGTAATGAAGCCCGCGCCGCCGAGTATGCCGACATCGCTGTGCAGGCGCTTGAGCGTTACGAACGGAGCTTCGGCCCCTATGCTTTCGGGCCTACACTGGCGATGGCGGAAATTGACGACGAAAGTCTGGAGAGTTCCACCAGCGCCGGCGTGACCCTGCTCGCTTCGCGGCTGTTTCGGACCCGTGAGCTGCCCCGTGAACTGCTCTGCCGCGAAGTGGCGTTCCAGTGGTGGGGGCAGGGCGTCGTGCTCAAATCGTTTGATGATGTCTGGCTTTCCCAGGGATTGGCCACCTACGCCTACCTGCTGGTTGAGGAAGCCCGGCGCAACGATGCGGAATTCCGTGAACTGGTCCGCGATGTTCTGGAACGGGCGCTGGCGTTTGAATCACAGTCGTCGCTGCGGCGCGCTCCGGCGGAACTCGATGACCAATCGGCGGCTTACCGCTCGATTATGTTTTACAAGGGGGCGTTCGTCTTTCGGATGCTGCGCGTCCTGTTGGGTGATGAAACGTTCTTCCGGTTACTGGCAACCTGTTACACCCAGTATCTCGGCCGGAACATCAGCCTGAGCGATTTTGAAAACCTTGCCACGCAGACGGCCGGGCAGGACCTGCGCTGGTTCTTTGCCCTGTGGGTAGACTCGACGGGTGTTCCCGAATTCGTCCCCGATTACAAGATTCTGCGGATTCCGGGCGGCACCTACCGCATGCGCGGTACGCTCGAACAAAAGCTGGAAGGCTTCCGCATGCCGGTCGAAGTGACGCTGGAGACCAAGGGCAGTGCGGAACGGGCCACGCTCCAGTTTGACGGACGGGAAGCCAGTTTCAGCCTGACCTCCACCTCCGAGCCGCGTGACCTGTTGATTGACCCGGATGCCAAAATTCTCCGCATTTCCGATGAACTGCGCGTTGCAGTCGTCGTGCGGCGTGGCATCCAGCACATCGAAGATGGCGAGCTGGCCGAAGCCCAGCAGCAGTTCGAGGCGGCAATTCGCGTCAATCGCCGCAGCAGTTGGGCATGGTACAATCTCGGCCTGCTGTACCTAAGCCAGCGAAACTACGAAAAAGCCCGCGATGCCTTTGATGAGGCGCTTGATGGCGATTTGCGCCCACGGTGGGTTGAATCCTGGTCGGCACTCAAGAAAGGCAATGCGTATGATGCGCTGGGACAGCGCGACCGCGCCGTGGCCGAGTACAAAAAAGTCATCGAGGCCGGTGATGACGCGGCCGCTCTTCAACAGGCCCAGCAGTATCTCGAACGTCCATTCCGTCCCGAACCATAG
- a CDS encoding menaquinone biosynthesis decarboxylase yields MPYEDLREFIRDLEQAGELKRIKTPVSCHLEITEITDRISKAGGPALLFENVEESPIPVLINALGSRRRMLMALGVESYADIAGRLNEILDFKSPQGILEKVKLLPKFAELGAVFPKRVKRGPCQEIVLQEGEFDLRRLPVLQCWPEDGGRFITFPLVFTAHPVTGRRNVGMYRMQLYDACTTGMHWQIHKHGASHWRTALERGERMPVAVAIGGDPILTFAAIFPLPDDVDEMLLAGFLRGKPVPMVKCLTNDLEVPATAEIVLEGYVDPQELRTEGPFGDHTGFYTEADNYPVFHVTCVTHRRSPIYQTTIVGRPPMEDCWMGEAVGEIAKPVLRRQFPEIVDMHLPFEGVFHNLAIVSIRKAYPGHARKIMNALWGTGQLMFTKVVIVVDDDVPVQDPGYVAWYVLNNIDPERDIQFTLGPVDALDHASRLPAYGSKMGIDATRKWPSEGFSRPWPRENRMTAEIQRKVDEKWRTLFGK; encoded by the coding sequence ATGCCCTATGAAGACCTGCGCGAGTTTATCCGGGATTTGGAGCAGGCCGGGGAACTCAAGCGCATCAAAACACCAGTGTCCTGCCACCTCGAAATTACCGAAATCACGGACCGCATATCGAAGGCCGGTGGGCCGGCGCTGCTGTTCGAGAACGTCGAGGAGTCACCCATTCCGGTGCTCATCAATGCCTTGGGCAGCCGGCGGCGGATGCTTATGGCTTTGGGAGTCGAGAGCTACGCCGACATTGCCGGACGCCTCAACGAGATTCTGGATTTCAAATCGCCACAGGGCATTCTGGAAAAGGTCAAGCTGTTGCCGAAGTTTGCTGAACTGGGGGCGGTTTTTCCAAAACGGGTGAAGCGTGGGCCATGTCAGGAAATCGTGTTGCAGGAAGGCGAGTTCGACCTGCGCCGCCTGCCCGTGCTCCAGTGCTGGCCCGAAGACGGCGGCCGCTTCATCACCTTCCCGCTGGTCTTTACAGCCCACCCCGTCACAGGACGGCGCAACGTCGGGATGTACCGCATGCAACTGTACGACGCCTGTACGACCGGCATGCACTGGCAGATCCACAAACATGGCGCTTCGCACTGGCGCACGGCGCTGGAACGGGGTGAACGCATGCCCGTGGCTGTGGCCATTGGCGGCGACCCCATTCTGACCTTTGCTGCCATTTTCCCGTTGCCGGATGACGTGGATGAAATGCTGCTGGCCGGTTTCCTGCGCGGAAAGCCGGTGCCGATGGTCAAGTGCCTGACAAATGATCTGGAAGTCCCGGCCACGGCGGAAATCGTTCTGGAAGGCTACGTTGACCCGCAGGAACTCCGTACCGAAGGTCCCTTTGGCGATCACACTGGCTTTTACACGGAGGCGGACAACTATCCGGTCTTTCACGTCACCTGTGTCACCCACCGCCGCAGTCCGATTTACCAGACGACGATTGTCGGACGGCCGCCGATGGAAGACTGCTGGATGGGGGAAGCCGTCGGCGAGATTGCCAAGCCGGTGCTGCGTCGGCAGTTCCCGGAAATCGTGGACATGCACCTGCCCTTTGAGGGCGTGTTTCACAACCTGGCAATTGTTTCCATCAGGAAGGCCTATCCGGGGCACGCCCGCAAAATCATGAATGCCCTGTGGGGAACCGGGCAGCTTATGTTTACGAAGGTTGTCATCGTGGTGGACGACGATGTGCCCGTTCAGGACCCAGGCTATGTGGCCTGGTACGTCCTCAACAACATTGACCCGGAGCGCGACATTCAGTTCACTCTCGGCCCGGTGGACGCCCTCGACCATGCTTCCCGGTTGCCGGCCTACGGCTCGAAGATGGGCATTGACGCCACACGCAAGTGGCCGAGTGAGGGCTTTTCCCGCCCCTGGCCGCGGGAAAACCGTATGACGGCCGAGATTCAGCGCAAGGTGGATGAAAAATGGCGCACGCTTTTTGGGAAGTAG
- the rsmA gene encoding 16S rRNA (adenine(1518)-N(6)/adenine(1519)-N(6))-dimethyltransferase RsmA: protein MTVPDVLPPLPPPRKRFGQHFLRDRHLLARIVAAAEVGPDDLVVEIGPGRGALTEVLLERAAGVIAFELDRDLAAWLSVRFADRRWRLHVGDVLEADLADCVAEAGAAWGLTSAPVKVVANVPYNLSTPIVEKLLAARHLWTDIVLMLQREVVWRLAAAPGTKDYGYFSVVVQAACEVTRLFDVPPGAFHPPPKVMSSVVRLTPRPVAIVPPELMPYFCRVVSVAFEQRRKMLGGSLMRLGLSRADLLEGLARAGIAPERRPETLSVEAFVRMAQGLAARLPPASTSQEGA from the coding sequence ATGACCGTCCCTGACGTCCTGCCCCCGCTGCCGCCGCCGCGCAAGCGGTTCGGTCAGCATTTTCTGCGTGACAGACACCTTCTGGCCCGCATCGTCGCGGCAGCGGAAGTCGGCCCGGATGACCTGGTGGTGGAAATCGGACCCGGACGCGGGGCCCTGACGGAAGTGCTGCTGGAGCGGGCGGCTGGCGTCATCGCCTTTGAACTTGATCGCGATCTGGCGGCCTGGCTGTCTGTGCGGTTTGCCGACCGGCGCTGGCGTCTGCACGTCGGCGATGTTCTGGAGGCTGACCTGGCGGACTGTGTGGCCGAAGCCGGTGCAGCGTGGGGTCTCACTTCAGCACCCGTCAAGGTCGTGGCCAATGTGCCTTACAACCTTTCAACGCCAATCGTGGAGAAGCTGCTGGCCGCGCGTCACCTCTGGACGGACATCGTGCTCATGCTCCAGCGGGAAGTCGTGTGGCGGCTGGCGGCTGCGCCTGGCACAAAAGACTATGGTTATTTTTCCGTCGTGGTGCAGGCGGCCTGTGAAGTGACGCGGTTGTTTGACGTTCCGCCGGGCGCTTTTCACCCGCCGCCAAAGGTGATGTCGTCGGTTGTCCGCCTGACGCCACGCCCGGTGGCCATCGTGCCGCCGGAGTTGATGCCGTATTTCTGCCGGGTCGTCAGTGTCGCCTTTGAGCAGCGGCGCAAAATGCTGGGTGGAAGTTTGATGCGGCTTGGTCTCTCACGTGCGGACTTGCTGGAAGGGCTTGCCCGGGCCGGCATTGCGCCGGAGAGACGCCCGGAAACGCTTTCTGTCGAAGCATTCGTGCGTATGGCGCAGGGGTTGGCGGCAAGGCTGCCGCCTGCCAGCACATCGCAGGAGGGGGCTTGA
- a CDS encoding S1/P1 nuclease, producing MFICQKVCRGGWWLWVGVCWFALGTTPVLAWNQAGHATVAAIAYGQLQPRARVRVAAILRQHPEYAEWTRDVPPEQSSFIAFLSASYWVDDIKFDRRQGFSDREPPPSTHPAYPDMRVHGTWHYVNRPLAAPGVAIPPDFQIVAPDGGALGKIVEIEDILRHSPPDSPRQAYYLAWLIHLVGDVHQPLHTVARCSKNNPQGDQGGNLFIVRPTAGTPLDGPRKPNLHAFWDNAALDTFSLPAIQALAQELSRKRPSRQRIAAPPVRWLDESTQLARDLVYQAGQDNTPEPPVLSHAYKARAHAAARERVRLAGFRLAARLNQLYDRP from the coding sequence ATGTTCATTTGTCAGAAAGTGTGTCGGGGTGGGTGGTGGCTGTGGGTCGGGGTGTGTTGGTTTGCCTTGGGGACAACGCCTGTACTCGCCTGGAACCAGGCCGGGCATGCCACTGTCGCTGCAATTGCTTATGGACAGTTGCAGCCCCGCGCCCGGGTGCGGGTGGCGGCGATTCTCAGGCAACACCCGGAATATGCCGAGTGGACGCGGGACGTACCGCCCGAACAGTCCTCCTTCATTGCCTTCCTGAGTGCTTCCTACTGGGTGGATGACATCAAATTTGACCGGCGGCAGGGCTTTTCCGACCGTGAGCCGCCGCCGAGCACCCATCCGGCATACCCGGACATGCGGGTTCACGGGACTTGGCACTATGTCAACCGTCCGCTGGCAGCGCCGGGTGTCGCCATTCCGCCCGACTTTCAGATCGTCGCCCCGGATGGCGGCGCACTGGGGAAAATCGTCGAAATCGAAGACATCCTGCGGCATAGCCCCCCTGACAGCCCCCGGCAAGCCTACTATCTGGCCTGGCTGATTCACCTGGTGGGGGATGTCCATCAGCCACTCCATACGGTGGCGCGTTGCTCAAAAAACAATCCCCAGGGAGACCAGGGGGGCAACCTGTTCATCGTGCGTCCCACGGCCGGGACGCCGCTGGATGGGCCGCGCAAGCCCAACCTGCATGCGTTCTGGGACAATGCCGCCCTCGACACCTTTTCCCTCCCGGCAATCCAGGCACTGGCGCAGGAACTCAGCCGGAAGCGTCCGTCACGGCAGCGGATCGCTGCGCCGCCGGTCCGCTGGCTGGATGAAAGTACCCAACTGGCGCGGGACCTTGTCTATCAAGCCGGACAGGACAACACCCCGGAGCCGCCGGTGCTTTCCCACGCCTACAAGGCCAGAGCGCACGCTGCGGCCCGGGAACGGGTACGCCTGGCCGGTTTTCGGCTGGCGGCTCGGCTCAACCAGCTCTATGACCGTCCCTGA
- a CDS encoding glucose 1-dehydrogenase has translation MMQTFYNTSVLVTGGASGIGRATALAFAAAGAKVLVADRQAEGSAETVSRIEAAGGQAMSAVVDVTDANAVADLVKTAVHAFGSLDVAVNNAGILGAPAPLHDTDEDRFDQVLNVNLRGVFLCMKYEIRQMLKQGGGRIVNVASLAGLVGFSGFAPYATSKHAVLGLTKTAALEYAKSNIRINAVCPSIIETPMTTGEHIPPELLAKYLRAHPMGRAGKPEEVANAILWLASEGASFINGVGLTVDGGAFVQ, from the coding sequence ATGATGCAGACATTTTACAACACCTCTGTTCTCGTTACAGGCGGGGCATCCGGCATCGGGCGGGCCACGGCCCTGGCTTTTGCGGCGGCTGGCGCTAAGGTGCTTGTGGCTGACCGGCAGGCCGAAGGCAGCGCCGAAACGGTGTCCCGGATTGAAGCCGCCGGCGGGCAGGCCATGTCTGCCGTCGTGGATGTCACCGATGCCAACGCCGTCGCCGATCTGGTCAAAACCGCCGTACACGCCTTCGGCAGCCTGGATGTTGCCGTCAACAATGCCGGCATTCTGGGCGCACCGGCCCCGCTGCACGACACCGACGAAGACCGCTTCGACCAGGTGCTGAACGTCAACCTGCGCGGTGTCTTTTTGTGTATGAAGTATGAAATCCGCCAGATGCTCAAACAGGGTGGCGGGCGGATCGTCAATGTCGCTTCACTGGCGGGACTCGTGGGCTTTTCGGGCTTTGCCCCCTATGCCACCAGCAAGCATGCCGTACTCGGTCTGACCAAGACGGCGGCGCTGGAGTATGCCAAGTCCAACATCCGCATCAATGCCGTGTGCCCGTCCATCATTGAAACGCCCATGACGACTGGCGAGCACATTCCACCTGAACTGCTGGCCAAGTACCTCCGCGCCCACCCCATGGGCCGGGCCGGCAAACCGGAAGAAGTCGCCAACGCCATCCTGTGGCTCGCTTCCGAAGGCGCATCCTTCATCAATGGCGTCGGCCTCACCGTGGACGGCGGCGCATTCGTCCAGTAA
- a CDS encoding VIT and VWA domain-containing protein: MLPHVCHLHWARLLGWVRWVLPALWLVIAGGGLPAAAQSGVVLPGDEARPDPTRIALDDMRVDIRVDQQFARVRIVQIYANRTSQPLEGKYIFRLPTSGAIADFAVWDGDVRIPGVMLELPRAQEVYAELKRQAIDPGLVTQEDEAGGATAFTVRLVPIPAYGTKRVELEYVEAVPVAGLRSFFSLPFKPSQYGQQVVGSLSIRVDITSGFPLVGFRQRDTAYPLQVTPMGVNRVVAEYQGAGVALTQDLAFDYGLDVSRTSASLIAYRSPEPLLAYDLRDPNRTKPDEDGYFEVSALFNERGQPVSDFGRTPAPPRSVVLMLDTSLSMNFEKLDRAYEACSLFLKSLRPEDRFNLVLFNDDVQAFSETPQTGTAENTARALDFIRRSYLSGGTDFAKALQRGLALAKALPGDERTLILITDGNPTLTTTRGNRLIRDFAEANAKGGAPVRVFAFGVGADANREFLSELARVSRGVSEFGRETDDLTFRLDAFFAKVGQRPVEGLKLRLSDPDNAYAVYPAEETTGYDGSRVSFIGRYRRPVAQVECTVSGTQAGRSVMATATGALPERDATHSHLPRLWAQERISALLRRMALDGEDEALVAEVIALSKKYNIVTPYTAFLAAPRALLRPRVIKPGDPVLRVRTDASIRSVVAVFPFGLVKPLTYLASEDVWETRFLAPKTMQDGRYRCRLVLTDARGQVFQEEKGFTIDSRPPQLQVTTKPTPARAGEDIEVLVAADADTRRIAARLAGGLPVPVRWDAQRKTNVGVLRLPPGLPAGRYVLLVTAEDFAHNVASREVPLDVMGN; the protein is encoded by the coding sequence ATGCTCCCACACGTTTGCCATCTGCACTGGGCCCGGCTGCTCGGCTGGGTCCGTTGGGTTTTGCCTGCCCTGTGGTTGGTCATTGCCGGTGGAGGGCTTCCGGCGGCGGCCCAGTCGGGTGTTGTTCTGCCCGGTGATGAAGCCAGGCCCGATCCCACCCGCATCGCCTTGGATGACATGCGGGTGGACATCCGCGTTGACCAGCAGTTCGCACGGGTACGCATTGTCCAGATTTATGCCAACCGGACAAGTCAGCCGTTGGAAGGGAAGTACATCTTCCGGCTGCCGACGAGTGGCGCCATTGCCGATTTTGCTGTTTGGGATGGCGACGTACGGATTCCGGGCGTGATGCTCGAACTGCCGCGTGCCCAGGAAGTTTACGCCGAACTCAAACGGCAGGCCATTGACCCGGGGCTGGTCACCCAGGAAGACGAAGCCGGCGGGGCCACGGCCTTTACCGTCCGCCTCGTGCCCATTCCGGCTTACGGCACCAAGCGCGTTGAGCTGGAATATGTCGAGGCCGTGCCGGTTGCCGGGTTGCGGTCGTTCTTTTCGCTGCCCTTCAAACCTTCCCAGTACGGCCAGCAGGTAGTCGGCAGCCTGTCCATTCGTGTGGACATCACCAGCGGTTTCCCACTGGTGGGATTCCGGCAGCGCGATACGGCTTACCCGCTTCAGGTCACGCCGATGGGCGTCAACCGTGTGGTGGCCGAATATCAGGGCGCAGGCGTGGCGCTGACCCAGGACCTGGCCTTTGACTACGGACTCGATGTGTCCCGCACCAGTGCGAGTCTGATTGCGTATCGTTCGCCGGAGCCACTGCTGGCCTATGACCTGCGTGATCCCAATCGGACGAAGCCGGATGAGGATGGCTACTTTGAAGTGTCGGCCCTGTTCAACGAGCGGGGGCAACCGGTCAGTGACTTCGGGCGCACGCCAGCGCCGCCACGGTCGGTCGTGTTGATGCTGGATACGTCGCTTTCGATGAACTTTGAAAAGCTCGACCGGGCGTATGAAGCCTGTAGTCTCTTTTTGAAGTCGCTGCGCCCCGAAGACCGCTTCAATCTCGTGCTGTTCAACGACGACGTACAGGCCTTTTCCGAGACACCCCAGACCGGAACGGCAGAAAACACGGCGCGGGCGCTGGATTTCATCCGGCGCAGTTACCTGAGCGGTGGGACGGACTTTGCCAAAGCGCTCCAGCGCGGACTGGCGCTGGCGAAGGCTCTGCCGGGGGATGAGCGCACCCTCATCCTGATTACAGACGGCAATCCGACACTGACGACCACGCGCGGCAACCGGCTCATCCGGGACTTTGCCGAAGCCAATGCCAAGGGGGGCGCGCCGGTGCGGGTTTTTGCCTTTGGCGTGGGCGCGGACGCCAACCGGGAATTTCTCAGTGAACTGGCGCGGGTCAGCCGGGGCGTCAGTGAGTTCGGGCGTGAAACGGACGATCTGACCTTCCGGCTGGATGCCTTCTTTGCCAAGGTCGGGCAGCGCCCGGTTGAGGGTCTCAAGCTGCGCCTGAGTGACCCGGACAACGCTTATGCTGTGTACCCTGCTGAGGAAACAACCGGTTACGACGGCTCGCGGGTCAGCTTCATAGGGCGCTATCGGCGGCCGGTGGCGCAGGTGGAATGTACGGTCAGCGGCACCCAGGCCGGCCGGTCAGTCATGGCGACGGCAACCGGGGCCTTGCCGGAACGCGATGCCACACACAGCCACTTGCCCCGGCTGTGGGCGCAGGAACGTATCAGCGCCCTGCTGCGCCGGATGGCGCTCGATGGCGAAGACGAGGCACTCGTTGCCGAGGTCATTGCGCTCTCGAAGAAGTACAACATCGTCACACCGTACACGGCTTTTCTGGCCGCGCCACGGGCTTTGCTGCGCCCACGGGTCATCAAGCCGGGTGATCCGGTGCTGCGCGTACGGACAGACGCTTCGATTCGCTCGGTGGTCGCCGTCTTTCCCTTTGGCTTGGTCAAACCGCTGACCTATCTCGCTTCAGAAGATGTGTGGGAAACCCGTTTTCTTGCCCCGAAGACGATGCAGGATGGGCGTTACCGCTGTCGGCTGGTGCTGACCGATGCCCGCGGACAGGTCTTCCAGGAGGAAAAAGGTTTTACGATTGACAGCCGTCCGCCGCAGTTGCAGGTGACGACCAAGCCGACGCCGGCCCGCGCCGGTGAGGACATCGAGGTTCTGGTGGCGGCCGATGCCGATACCCGGCGCATTGCCGCGCGGTTGGCCGGTGGGTTGCCCGTACCGGTCAGGTGGGACGCCCAGCGCAAGACAAACGTCGGGGTGTTACGGCTGCCGCCGGGGCTGCCTGCTGGGCGGTACGTCCTGCTCGTGACGGCGGAAGACTTTGCCCACAATGTCGCCAGCCGGGAAGTCCCACTCGATGTCATGGGCAACTAG
- a CDS encoding RNA polymerase sigma factor produces the protein MSSASELPLPLSLPADTVATGSSETARPLSTAEGELLDGIRAGSHAAFEVLVTAHQKPLYNLLLRVLGNPDDAADVLQETFLSAYRGAGSFRGDCDIRTWLYRIAIRRAANHRRWWRARRQTATVSLDAETEASTPSLSETLVAPNADPEQQALWRERQAQVLAALARLKFDFRVAVVMRDIRGMSYEDIAAALEISVGTVKSRIARGRAMLRAALNLPA, from the coding sequence ATGTCATCGGCTTCCGAACTTCCGCTCCCACTTTCACTGCCAGCAGACACGGTGGCCACAGGGTCATCGGAAACCGCCCGGCCGCTTTCCACGGCGGAAGGTGAGTTGCTGGATGGAATTCGCGCCGGCTCACACGCCGCGTTTGAAGTGCTGGTGACGGCGCACCAGAAGCCCCTTTACAACCTGCTCCTGCGGGTGCTGGGCAACCCCGATGACGCGGCCGATGTCCTGCAGGAAACCTTCCTCAGCGCCTATCGCGGCGCTGGCAGCTTTCGCGGAGACTGCGACATCCGCACCTGGCTTTATCGGATTGCCATCCGCCGCGCTGCCAACCATCGCCGGTGGTGGCGGGCCCGGCGACAGACAGCCACGGTTTCGCTCGATGCCGAAACCGAAGCTTCGACGCCGTCACTGTCTGAAACCCTTGTTGCCCCCAATGCCGACCCGGAACAGCAGGCCCTGTGGCGGGAGCGTCAGGCGCAGGTGCTGGCGGCGTTGGCCCGGCTCAAGTTTGACTTCCGGGTGGCGGTGGTCATGCGGGACATCCGTGGCATGAGCTACGAAGACATTGCCGCAGCGTTGGAAATCTCCGTCGGCACGGTCAAATCACGCATCGCCCGGGGCCGCGCCATGCTCCGCGCGGCGCTCAACCTTCCAGCTTGA
- a CDS encoding energy transducer TonB, with product MTNDTPTDLDTLLSALPEVTPPARLHRRMVTALDLEAARRRQPGMWPQWLTEHPRLVGYGLGLAVATFLFSSLSIRVWQPLHDLMAEPDYALVYVPHDANHRFIGGLTPTATRPYLTSGKGFDTLPVRLAGQPEGMLVIAEISPSGEARCVDVVEPEADASLVAAVNQALRGMTFRPATRADGRPVAARIAFYMEHMAVRG from the coding sequence ATGACGAACGATACACCCACCGATCTCGATACCCTTCTGTCTGCCTTGCCCGAAGTGACGCCCCCGGCGCGCCTTCACCGGCGCATGGTGACGGCGCTTGACCTGGAAGCCGCCCGCCGCCGGCAGCCGGGCATGTGGCCGCAGTGGCTGACCGAACACCCCAGGCTCGTCGGCTACGGACTGGGGCTGGCCGTGGCCACGTTTCTGTTCAGCAGCCTGTCCATCCGGGTCTGGCAGCCGCTCCACGACCTCATGGCTGAACCGGACTACGCCCTCGTGTATGTCCCCCACGACGCCAACCACCGCTTCATTGGCGGCCTCACCCCAACCGCCACGCGCCCCTACCTCACCAGTGGCAAGGGATTTGACACTCTGCCGGTCCGTCTGGCCGGCCAACCGGAGGGCATGCTCGTCATTGCCGAAATCTCCCCTTCCGGCGAAGCCCGCTGCGTGGATGTCGTTGAACCCGAAGCCGATGCGTCACTGGTGGCGGCCGTCAATCAGGCCCTGCGCGGCATGACGTTCCGCCCGGCGACCCGGGCCGACGGCCGTCCGGTTGCCGCCCGCATTGCCTTCTACATGGAGCACATGGCTGTCCGGGGTTAG
- a CDS encoding molybdenum cofactor biosynthesis protein MoaE produces the protein MIEHLDSGDLVGIVTEPIETQAVVRQLVRECAGAVVTFEGVVRDNLHGRRTRHLDYEAYIPMAVKMLRWVAAEAHVKFPDIDRVALIHRIGRLHVSETSVLVVVTAAHRAVAFDACRFGIDRIKATVPIWKHEHFEDGDVWVEGVRPSLP, from the coding sequence ATGATCGAACATCTGGACAGCGGCGATCTCGTCGGAATTGTGACGGAACCCATCGAAACCCAGGCGGTCGTCCGGCAGTTGGTGCGCGAATGTGCTGGCGCGGTGGTGACGTTTGAAGGCGTTGTGCGGGACAACCTGCACGGACGGCGGACGCGCCACCTTGACTATGAAGCCTACATCCCGATGGCGGTGAAGATGCTGCGCTGGGTGGCGGCGGAAGCGCATGTCAAGTTTCCTGACATTGACCGTGTGGCACTCATCCACCGCATCGGGCGACTGCATGTTTCGGAGACGAGCGTGCTGGTGGTGGTGACCGCTGCGCACCGGGCCGTGGCGTTTGACGCCTGCCGTTTTGGTATTGATCGCATCAAGGCTACCGTGCCCATCTGGAAGCACGAACACTTTGAGGATGGCGACGTGTGGGTGGAAGGCGTCCGCCCATCGCTGCCGTAG
- a CDS encoding MoaD/ThiS family protein: MTDSTRLDIAVFGQCRALIGQPTASVQVRVPTTAAAVLAAVCRQYPQLAPFEGSLLVAVNEEYARPDTPIRAGDDVAVFPPIAGG; this comes from the coding sequence ATGACAGACTCCACAAGGCTTGACATCGCCGTGTTTGGCCAGTGTCGGGCGCTGATTGGTCAGCCTACGGCGTCGGTACAGGTCCGCGTACCCACGACAGCCGCCGCAGTCCTCGCTGCGGTCTGCCGGCAGTATCCGCAGCTTGCGCCGTTTGAGGGCAGTTTGCTCGTCGCCGTCAATGAGGAGTATGCGCGGCCCGACACTCCCATTCGCGCCGGGGATGACGTGGCCGTTTTCCCACCTATTGCCGGAGGTTGA